A DNA window from Flammeovirga agarivorans contains the following coding sequences:
- a CDS encoding OmpA family protein → MILALTTPYLYAQTIYWADHVIGYSSQYDHFQNSAEQALGSPNVSYNQQSSPLAWMSNEDSLATITIGFAVPIEGVNQILISEAFYHNTIAQVSIFDGNGNEKVIYTQKPSYIKSGGELSSFFINKKWGPVQQIKVIQHGLTSTRMSGIDAIGVSTSSSTISIQPKVSNHLSPGIVTNKISSPLNTSADELSPTLDIRGDKLLFTRVDGGIPLLYEAQKDSLGQWVASKVEIDSASNLLNKYITALSPDGITALSVIDQDSESFHLSTLELKDSIWIEQEQIIIPNIQLLKQKSDFFLSNSRKIMLMSLTDNRTEYTSNLYVSFKEKDGHWTTPKSLGKKINTLGKETSPFLSVDGKTLYFASTGHQGFGGSDLFAARRLDDTWLNWSTPENLGSTVNTKEDETDLCIPISGDIGYFSRRNAEGNMDIYSIKLPILLPPEPVALVSGIALNKTSQQPIHARIIYTDLETQEEIGTVFSNATTGKYFITLPLGKKYSYLAQATGYLSQSENIDLSTQKKDVKAQQNLFLLPIEETSTLTLKNIFYATNSSYLEKSSYDELDRVVALLKNEPSILEVEIAGYTDSQGKESYNQWLSEKRAKSVKEYLIKKGIEEHKLVAVGRGETFPVAPNETVEGRKLNRRVEFKILKLEQINK, encoded by the coding sequence TTGATACTGGCTCTTACAACGCCCTACTTATATGCACAAACTATTTACTGGGCAGATCATGTAATCGGTTATTCGTCTCAATACGATCATTTTCAGAATAGTGCCGAGCAAGCATTAGGAAGTCCAAATGTATCCTATAACCAGCAAAGTAGTCCTTTAGCTTGGATGTCGAATGAAGATAGTCTGGCTACTATTACTATTGGTTTTGCCGTACCTATTGAGGGTGTAAATCAAATATTGATCTCAGAAGCGTTTTATCATAATACTATTGCTCAAGTGAGCATTTTTGATGGTAATGGAAACGAAAAAGTGATTTACACTCAAAAACCTTCCTACATTAAAAGTGGAGGTGAATTATCTAGTTTTTTTATCAATAAAAAATGGGGTCCTGTACAGCAGATTAAAGTTATACAGCATGGTTTAACCTCAACTAGGATGTCGGGTATTGATGCTATTGGAGTGTCAACATCTTCATCAACTATAAGTATTCAACCTAAAGTAAGCAATCATCTTTCTCCTGGGATTGTTACCAATAAAATAAGTTCTCCTCTTAATACTTCAGCCGACGAATTATCACCAACACTAGATATTAGAGGAGATAAACTACTTTTTACCCGAGTAGATGGAGGAATACCTCTTCTCTATGAGGCTCAAAAAGATAGTCTCGGACAATGGGTTGCTAGTAAAGTTGAAATTGACTCCGCTTCAAATCTTTTAAATAAATATATTACCGCATTATCACCAGACGGTATTACTGCCTTATCAGTAATTGATCAGGATTCTGAATCCTTCCATCTTTCCACCTTAGAGCTAAAAGATTCTATTTGGATTGAACAAGAGCAGATTATCATACCTAACATTCAACTTTTGAAACAGAAATCAGACTTTTTTCTTTCGAACAGTAGAAAAATAATGCTAATGTCCCTCACGGATAACAGAACAGAATATACTTCGAATCTGTATGTTAGTTTTAAAGAAAAAGATGGGCATTGGACCACTCCAAAATCGTTAGGTAAAAAGATTAATACTTTAGGTAAGGAAACTTCTCCTTTTCTTTCTGTTGATGGTAAAACACTCTATTTTGCATCAACAGGTCATCAAGGCTTTGGAGGAAGTGACCTCTTTGCTGCTAGAAGGTTGGATGACACTTGGCTAAATTGGAGTACTCCCGAAAATCTAGGTTCTACAGTTAATACAAAAGAAGATGAAACGGATCTTTGTATTCCGATTAGTGGTGATATAGGGTATTTTAGTAGAAGGAATGCTGAAGGGAATATGGATATCTACAGTATCAAACTTCCTATTTTACTTCCACCGGAACCTGTTGCTTTAGTATCAGGTATTGCTTTGAATAAAACTAGTCAACAACCTATTCATGCAAGAATTATCTATACAGACCTTGAAACACAAGAAGAAATAGGTACTGTATTTTCTAATGCTACTACCGGTAAGTACTTTATCACACTACCGCTAGGAAAAAAATATAGTTATCTCGCTCAAGCAACGGGGTACCTTTCTCAATCCGAAAATATTGATCTAAGTACTCAAAAGAAAGATGTAAAGGCACAGCAAAACCTTTTCCTATTACCCATTGAAGAAACTTCTACTTTAACTCTTAAGAATATCTTCTACGCAACCAACAGTAGCTATCTAGAAAAGTCATCTTATGATGAATTAGACAGAGTGGTTGCTCTTCTTAAGAATGAACCTAGTATTTTAGAAGTAGAAATTGCTGGTTATACAGATTCTCAAGGAAAAGAAAGCTATAACCAATGGTTAAGTGAAAAAAGAGCCAAGTCGGTGAAAGAATACTTAATAAAAAAAGGTATTGAGGAACATAAACTTGTAGCAGTAGGTAGAGGTGAAACCTTCCCTGTAGCTCCCAATGAAACAGTAGAAGGCAGAAAACTTAACCGAAGAGTTGAATTTAAAATATTAAAATTAGAACAGATTAATAAATAA
- a CDS encoding DEAD/DEAH box helicase, which yields MSNSKRLYIVRHGQTAYNTKRIVQGRKIDADLNENGQKQAELLYDAYKNFSLDKLYVTSLKRTHQTAKGFIDNGLSYEIMPEFDEMNYGDYEGNSIDDCVIDGKTVQDISDEWEKGNFEVFPKGGEQLIEVLQREAEGLEKIMKNEEERNVMICMHSRSIRVFLCLLLDMDFDEMKNFAPKNTGVTTIEYNEFTGEFKLIEFNNIDHLGDDPALTFLPTKPGVEVPESPSLNENEEEGFRRFKLNKQLYTVCDEMGYSEPTPIQEKAIPLVLAGHDLFGIAQTGTGKTAAYLLPLLFKAKYAQGNDPRVLILVPTRELSIQVGKEIEKLAKYTGLRHAVVYGGIGPKTQIEEIEKGIDILVGTPGRVMDIYSRGKLKMKSIKYMVLDEADRIMDMGFMPQIRQMLEIIPRKRQNLLFSATMPDIVVRLSEEFLEFPQRVEITPQSTTAEMVDQYVYYLPNFMTKLKMLEYMLNEEDSELTRIIVFCKKKDHANGIFRYLERKIEGDVKVIHANKGQNARINSIQAFKEGNIRVLVATDVAARGLDVSMVSHVINFDVPVMYEDYVHRVGRTGRANNTGTAYTFCNDAEKYHLRKIEKLINKDIPVLDHPLDLEFEETPKDEHQDMAREIDRQKKIEDPNYQGAFHEKKKNKDKVDKNRRLKNKSSMEKQRASGKISAYMGSGRKKKK from the coding sequence ATGAGTAATTCGAAAAGACTTTATATTGTTCGTCACGGACAAACGGCATATAACACAAAAAGGATAGTACAAGGAAGAAAGATTGATGCTGATCTTAACGAAAATGGTCAGAAGCAAGCAGAGTTACTATATGATGCTTACAAAAACTTTTCTTTAGATAAGTTATATGTTACTTCATTAAAGAGAACACATCAAACAGCAAAGGGCTTTATTGATAATGGGTTATCCTATGAAATTATGCCTGAGTTTGATGAAATGAATTACGGAGATTATGAAGGTAACTCTATCGATGATTGTGTGATTGATGGAAAAACTGTTCAAGACATTTCTGATGAATGGGAGAAAGGTAACTTTGAGGTTTTTCCAAAAGGGGGAGAACAATTAATTGAAGTTCTTCAGAGAGAGGCAGAAGGCTTAGAAAAAATCATGAAGAATGAAGAGGAGAGAAATGTAATGATTTGTATGCACTCTCGCTCGATCCGCGTCTTTCTTTGCTTGCTTTTGGACATGGACTTCGATGAAATGAAAAACTTCGCTCCTAAGAATACAGGTGTTACAACTATCGAATACAATGAATTTACTGGTGAATTTAAACTAATTGAATTTAATAATATCGATCACTTAGGTGATGATCCTGCACTTACATTTTTGCCAACTAAGCCTGGTGTGGAGGTTCCTGAATCTCCATCCCTAAATGAAAATGAAGAAGAGGGTTTCAGAAGATTTAAATTAAACAAGCAATTATATACTGTTTGTGATGAGATGGGCTATTCTGAGCCAACACCCATCCAGGAAAAAGCTATTCCACTTGTTTTGGCAGGACATGATCTATTCGGTATTGCCCAAACAGGAACAGGAAAAACAGCTGCATATTTACTACCGTTGCTATTTAAAGCGAAATATGCTCAAGGTAATGATCCTAGAGTATTAATTTTAGTGCCAACAAGGGAATTGTCAATACAGGTAGGTAAAGAAATTGAAAAATTAGCCAAGTATACAGGGTTAAGACATGCAGTAGTTTATGGTGGAATTGGCCCTAAAACACAAATTGAAGAAATAGAAAAAGGGATTGATATCTTAGTAGGAACACCTGGTAGAGTAATGGATATTTACTCAAGAGGTAAACTAAAGATGAAATCTATCAAATACATGGTATTGGATGAGGCCGATAGAATTATGGATATGGGATTCATGCCTCAGATCAGACAAATGTTGGAGATCATTCCAAGAAAACGTCAAAATTTACTTTTCTCAGCAACAATGCCTGATATTGTTGTAAGATTAAGTGAAGAGTTTCTGGAATTCCCTCAGCGTGTTGAAATTACTCCTCAATCAACCACCGCGGAGATGGTAGATCAATATGTATATTATCTACCTAACTTTATGACAAAACTCAAAATGTTAGAATACATGCTCAATGAAGAGGATAGTGAACTAACAAGAATTATTGTTTTTTGTAAAAAGAAAGATCATGCTAATGGCATTTTCCGCTACCTGGAAAGAAAAATTGAAGGTGATGTTAAGGTAATCCATGCTAACAAAGGGCAAAATGCTAGGATTAATAGTATTCAAGCTTTTAAAGAAGGAAATATTCGTGTTTTAGTAGCTACTGATGTTGCTGCTAGAGGATTGGATGTAAGTATGGTTTCACATGTGATCAACTTTGATGTTCCTGTGATGTATGAAGACTACGTACACAGAGTAGGTAGAACAGGTAGAGCAAATAATACTGGTACGGCATATACTTTCTGTAACGATGCTGAGAAATATCATTTGAGAAAAATTGAAAAATTGATCAATAAGGATATTCCTGTATTAGACCATCCTTTAGATCTTGAATTTGAGGAAACTCCAAAGGACGAACATCAAGATATGGCCAGAGAAATCGACCGCCAGAAGAAGATTGAAGATCCTAACTATCAAGGGGCTTTCCATGAGAAAAAGAAAAACAAGGATAAAGTAGATAAAAACCGTCGTTTGAAGAATAAGTCATCGATGGAGAAGCAAAGAGCAAGTGGTAAAATTTCTGCTTATATGGGCTCAGGAAGAAAGAAAAAAAAGTAA
- a CDS encoding TonB-dependent receptor — protein sequence MLQKSFFISVFFILSLNTLYAQDYNFRGVVLDESSEQPLEGVQIQVKEKVVLTDKSGRFSFTYNEEVVSIHVHFLGFQDLVINLKEGRNKKVFLTEIWEELDEVEIHEHGHDELSLSGLNISSINAYTLEAEKGTTIAETLAKTPGVSYISTGVGISKPTVRGMAGSRVIVSVDGIKLEDQQWGMDHGLSVGQSNVDEVEIAKGAATLKYGSDGLGGVIKMKSPEPLGVDGVEGKVGVNYKNNNQYISGDFKVNGQKDNFFFQFSGGYEDFGNYRVPSDNFAYLGYVFPLNDGILVNTGGTIGSFKTAFGWEGTRWVHSISYSMFDEVVGLFPGATGIPTSGWLDSFNDKRRPEVPKQDILHQMLTYNSHVDIWGGNIWFDIGYQNNNRKELSDPVRHGRPFGEDGFVANGLVLNTITSNIHFDKESDWINWETGISYEFQKNERSGFDFLIPNYQQNSIGAYGMFGIPLSEKSSIIGGVRYDHIFFTSEAYTDPFFQDPPNSGNPWQRVDDINNDYGAFSASLGYQWKMFKVIDANTNIAKTFRAPKANELASNGVHHGTFRHEEGNPDLSPEQGYQWDVNLGYGSKKVSVSLNPYFNYYTNYIYLTASGQPSPLPDAGQIYKYIEAEGFFWGYEFSFNWNITRGLKFNNSIEYVYSENTERGRSFSFIPPLATHNELTYTHTVISKFFTKPFISANVELVQAQNRVDINELPTDGYYVMGLKLGTGFSLNKFYGNLIFRVDNLTNNEYMRHLSRYRILNLAEPGRNFSVSISSWF from the coding sequence ATGTTGCAGAAGTCTTTTTTTATTAGTGTATTTTTTATTTTATCTCTCAATACACTTTACGCCCAAGATTATAATTTTAGAGGTGTAGTACTTGATGAATCATCAGAACAACCTTTAGAAGGCGTACAAATTCAAGTCAAGGAAAAAGTAGTACTTACAGATAAATCTGGTAGGTTTTCTTTTACATATAATGAAGAAGTGGTCTCTATACATGTACACTTCTTAGGATTTCAAGATCTTGTTATCAATTTAAAAGAAGGAAGAAATAAAAAAGTATTTCTCACAGAAATTTGGGAAGAGTTAGATGAGGTAGAAATTCACGAACATGGTCATGATGAACTCTCCCTATCAGGGCTTAATATTTCATCTATAAATGCATATACATTAGAAGCTGAAAAAGGGACAACAATAGCAGAAACCTTAGCTAAAACTCCTGGAGTGTCATATATATCAACTGGTGTGGGTATTTCTAAACCTACAGTGAGAGGTATGGCAGGGTCGAGAGTTATTGTAAGTGTAGATGGTATAAAACTGGAAGACCAACAATGGGGCATGGACCATGGATTATCAGTAGGACAGTCTAATGTTGATGAAGTAGAAATAGCCAAAGGTGCAGCCACTCTTAAATATGGTTCAGATGGTTTAGGAGGGGTGATAAAAATGAAATCACCAGAACCTCTTGGTGTAGATGGGGTCGAAGGTAAAGTTGGCGTAAACTATAAAAACAACAATCAATATATCAGTGGAGATTTTAAGGTAAATGGTCAAAAAGATAACTTCTTCTTTCAATTTTCTGGAGGATATGAAGATTTTGGTAACTATAGAGTCCCTTCAGATAATTTTGCTTATTTAGGATATGTCTTTCCTCTTAACGATGGAATTTTAGTCAATACAGGAGGAACAATTGGTTCTTTTAAAACAGCCTTTGGTTGGGAAGGAACTCGCTGGGTGCACAGTATTTCTTACAGTATGTTTGATGAGGTAGTAGGTCTTTTTCCTGGAGCAACAGGTATTCCTACAAGTGGATGGTTAGATTCTTTTAATGATAAACGAAGACCAGAAGTGCCAAAGCAAGATATTCTACATCAAATGCTGACGTATAATTCTCATGTGGATATCTGGGGCGGAAATATTTGGTTTGATATCGGATATCAAAATAACAATAGAAAAGAATTGTCAGATCCCGTTCGACATGGTCGACCATTTGGCGAAGATGGATTTGTTGCGAATGGCCTAGTATTAAATACGATTACTTCTAATATACATTTTGATAAAGAGAGTGACTGGATAAATTGGGAAACTGGTATTTCGTATGAATTCCAAAAGAACGAAAGAAGTGGCTTTGATTTCTTGATTCCAAATTATCAGCAAAACAGTATAGGTGCGTACGGTATGTTTGGTATTCCTTTATCTGAAAAATCAAGTATTATAGGAGGTGTTCGATATGATCATATCTTCTTTACATCTGAAGCTTATACAGACCCATTCTTCCAAGATCCACCAAATTCTGGAAATCCATGGCAAAGAGTAGATGATATTAATAATGACTATGGTGCTTTTTCAGCGTCATTAGGTTATCAGTGGAAGATGTTTAAAGTCATCGATGCTAATACTAACATAGCAAAGACATTCAGAGCACCAAAGGCCAACGAATTGGCTTCAAATGGAGTACATCATGGTACATTTAGACATGAAGAAGGTAACCCAGATTTATCTCCAGAACAAGGGTACCAATGGGATGTCAATCTGGGATATGGTTCCAAAAAGGTATCAGTTAGTCTAAATCCCTACTTTAACTATTATACTAACTATATCTATCTTACTGCCAGTGGACAACCATCGCCTTTGCCAGATGCAGGGCAGATTTATAAATACATAGAGGCAGAAGGCTTTTTCTGGGGATATGAGTTTTCTTTCAATTGGAATATCACAAGAGGGTTAAAGTTTAATAACTCTATTGAATATGTATATTCTGAAAATACTGAAAGAGGAAGATCTTTTTCTTTTATTCCTCCATTAGCTACACATAATGAATTAACATATACCCATACAGTAATTAGTAAATTCTTTACAAAACCATTTATAAGTGCTAATGTGGAATTAGTACAAGCTCAAAATAGAGTTGATATTAACGAGTTACCAACAGATGGTTATTATGTGATGGGATTAAAATTAGGTACAGGTTTTAGCCTAAATAAGTTTTATGGCAACTTAATTTTTAGAGTAGATAACCTGACCAACAATGAATATATGCGTCATTTATCTCGTTACAGAATACTGAACTTGGCAGAGCCAGGGAGGAACTTCTCTGTTAGTATTTCATCTTGGTTCTAA